One part of the Sander vitreus isolate 19-12246 chromosome 10, sanVit1, whole genome shotgun sequence genome encodes these proteins:
- the LOC144524388 gene encoding uncharacterized protein LOC144524388 isoform X1, producing MSGQRRVYSGNVNHIAPQLSPEANYRIKHQSVVNIKPLSLKQRNMESVRSAFHAQLATVMDSLLAAAVCEIAKIFESSLCEQQAELAQKTEEISILRGKLERRQKAKGGGCEEGEMSSGDREGSLRQQTLTGSGLNVGKDMSSHSDPAERLSQSLSGLKEEVTGQDGASVKHEVIPCPPATKRAGSQPTLGSVAVQVPEGSIAAGDQRQRDTLSATQAKAKLSHWDQGSADHRSLQNQASTPFLSISQSGRCSPRPDPSLAQPGEWLPGLDTTRGRVSGLENLQAGGTSCSDPASSSTGTDTPCFRPGFGSDETSNEDDDSSFPFLDQEPENHNSNQNSVQSQGVGHRGARQVQPQAPSGESPWRPRDDRGGRGPINHTRRVTTFVNRDPLRPQSNSQSLTLRHTNSLSPPPAPGGGSGRPYTCPYCTKCFTYPSHQRRHLLRHTGVRLHPCQFCDKSFLTPSELTVHTRTHTGERPFGCAQCGKRFARSGNLRAHQRDVHMGKRPFACTECGKRFAHRGNLRVHNHRVHQGDPYYMDDQQEPDIGPNPI from the exons ATGTCAGGGCAGAGGAGGGTTTACAGTGGTAACGTTAACCACATCGCCCCTCAACTATCTCCGGAGGCCAACTATAGAATTAAACATCAATCCGTTGTTAACATTAAACCATTATCCCTGAAACAAAGGAACATGGAGTCTGTTAGGAGCGCTTTCCACGCTCAGCTGGCCACCGTCATGGACTCGCTTCTGGCAGCCGCTGTGTGCGAGATCGCCAAGATCTTTGAGAGCAGCCTGTGTGAACAGCAGGCGGAGCTAGCGCAGAAAACAGAGGAGATCTCCATCCTCCGAGGCAAGCTGGAGAGGAGGCAGAAGGCGAAGGGTGGAGGGTGCGAGGAAGGAGAGATGTCATCAGGAGACAGAGAAGGAAGCTTAAGGCAGCAGACCCTCACAGGATCAG gaCTGAATGTGGGGAAGGATATGTCTTCTCATTCAGACCCAGCAGAAAGACTCAGTCAGAGCCTCAGCGGCCTGAAAGAAGAGGTCACAGGCCAGGATGGAGCTTCAGTAAAACATGAGGTCATACCCTGTCCTCCTGCTACAAAA CGTGCTGGATCACAACCTACCCTGGGGTCTGTGGCAGTCCAAGTCCCAGAGGGAAGCATTGCTGCTGGGGACCAGAGGCAGAGAGATACCCTGTCTGCCACACAAGCCAAGGCCAAAT TGTCTCATTGGGATCAGGGCAGTGCAGACCACAGATCCCTCCAGAATCAAGCCTCCACcccttttctctccatctcccagAGCGGGCGTTGCTCCCCCAGGCCTGACCCAAGCCTAGCTCAACCAGGGGAGTGGTTACCAGGGTTGGACACCACCCGGGGTAGGGTGTCCGGTCTGGAGAACCTGCAGGCAGGTGGCACCAGCTGCTCTGATCCAGCTAGCAGCAGCACTGGCACAGACACACCCTGCTTTCGACCAGGTTTTGGCTCTGACGAGACCAGCAACGAAGATGACGACAGCTCTTTTCCTTTCCTGGACCAGGAGCCTGAGAACCACAACTCCAATCAGAACTCAGTGCAGAGCCAAGGTGTGGGGCATAGGGGGGCTCGGCAGGTTCAGCCCCAAGCCCCCTCTGGCGAATCACCATGGAGACCCAGAGATGACAGGGGGGGGAGAGGCCCCATCAATCACACACGGCGGGTCACAACTTTTGTCAATAGAGACCCTCTCCGACCACAATCCAATTCACAGTCGCTCACGCTGCGACACACAAACAGCCTCAGCCCCCCTCCAGCTCCTGGCGGAGGGAGTGGACGACCTTACACCTGTCCATACTGTACCAAGTGTTTCACCTACCCCTCCCACCAGCGCAGACACCTTTTACGCCACACAGGAGTCAGACTGCATCCATGTCAGTTCTGTGACAAGAGCTTCCTCACGCCCTCTGAGCTTACTGTGCACACTCGCACACATACAGGGGAACGCCCTTTTGGCTGCGCTCAATGTGGTAAACGGTTCGCCCGCAGCGGGAACTTAAGAGCCCACCAACGTGATGTTCACATGGGGAAGAGGCCCTTTGCTTGCACAGAGTGCGGGAAGAGATTTGCCCACAGGGGGAACCTGAGAGTGCACAATCACAGAGTCCATCAAGGAGATCCCTACTACATGGATGATCAGCAGGAGCCTGACATAGGCCCCAATCCCAtttga
- the LOC144524388 gene encoding uncharacterized protein LOC144524388 isoform X2 has protein sequence MSGQRRVYSGNVNHIAPQLSPEANYRIKHQSVVNIKPLSLKQRNMESVRSAFHAQLATVMDSLLAAAVCEIAKIFESSLCEQQAELAQKTEEISILRGKLERRQKAKGGGCEEGEMSSGDREGSLRQQTLTGSGLNVGKDMSSHSDPAERLSQSLSGLKEEVTGQDGASVKHERAGSQPTLGSVAVQVPEGSIAAGDQRQRDTLSATQAKAKLSHWDQGSADHRSLQNQASTPFLSISQSGRCSPRPDPSLAQPGEWLPGLDTTRGRVSGLENLQAGGTSCSDPASSSTGTDTPCFRPGFGSDETSNEDDDSSFPFLDQEPENHNSNQNSVQSQGVGHRGARQVQPQAPSGESPWRPRDDRGGRGPINHTRRVTTFVNRDPLRPQSNSQSLTLRHTNSLSPPPAPGGGSGRPYTCPYCTKCFTYPSHQRRHLLRHTGVRLHPCQFCDKSFLTPSELTVHTRTHTGERPFGCAQCGKRFARSGNLRAHQRDVHMGKRPFACTECGKRFAHRGNLRVHNHRVHQGDPYYMDDQQEPDIGPNPI, from the exons ATGTCAGGGCAGAGGAGGGTTTACAGTGGTAACGTTAACCACATCGCCCCTCAACTATCTCCGGAGGCCAACTATAGAATTAAACATCAATCCGTTGTTAACATTAAACCATTATCCCTGAAACAAAGGAACATGGAGTCTGTTAGGAGCGCTTTCCACGCTCAGCTGGCCACCGTCATGGACTCGCTTCTGGCAGCCGCTGTGTGCGAGATCGCCAAGATCTTTGAGAGCAGCCTGTGTGAACAGCAGGCGGAGCTAGCGCAGAAAACAGAGGAGATCTCCATCCTCCGAGGCAAGCTGGAGAGGAGGCAGAAGGCGAAGGGTGGAGGGTGCGAGGAAGGAGAGATGTCATCAGGAGACAGAGAAGGAAGCTTAAGGCAGCAGACCCTCACAGGATCAG gaCTGAATGTGGGGAAGGATATGTCTTCTCATTCAGACCCAGCAGAAAGACTCAGTCAGAGCCTCAGCGGCCTGAAAGAAGAGGTCACAGGCCAGGATGGAGCTTCAGTAAAACATGAG CGTGCTGGATCACAACCTACCCTGGGGTCTGTGGCAGTCCAAGTCCCAGAGGGAAGCATTGCTGCTGGGGACCAGAGGCAGAGAGATACCCTGTCTGCCACACAAGCCAAGGCCAAAT TGTCTCATTGGGATCAGGGCAGTGCAGACCACAGATCCCTCCAGAATCAAGCCTCCACcccttttctctccatctcccagAGCGGGCGTTGCTCCCCCAGGCCTGACCCAAGCCTAGCTCAACCAGGGGAGTGGTTACCAGGGTTGGACACCACCCGGGGTAGGGTGTCCGGTCTGGAGAACCTGCAGGCAGGTGGCACCAGCTGCTCTGATCCAGCTAGCAGCAGCACTGGCACAGACACACCCTGCTTTCGACCAGGTTTTGGCTCTGACGAGACCAGCAACGAAGATGACGACAGCTCTTTTCCTTTCCTGGACCAGGAGCCTGAGAACCACAACTCCAATCAGAACTCAGTGCAGAGCCAAGGTGTGGGGCATAGGGGGGCTCGGCAGGTTCAGCCCCAAGCCCCCTCTGGCGAATCACCATGGAGACCCAGAGATGACAGGGGGGGGAGAGGCCCCATCAATCACACACGGCGGGTCACAACTTTTGTCAATAGAGACCCTCTCCGACCACAATCCAATTCACAGTCGCTCACGCTGCGACACACAAACAGCCTCAGCCCCCCTCCAGCTCCTGGCGGAGGGAGTGGACGACCTTACACCTGTCCATACTGTACCAAGTGTTTCACCTACCCCTCCCACCAGCGCAGACACCTTTTACGCCACACAGGAGTCAGACTGCATCCATGTCAGTTCTGTGACAAGAGCTTCCTCACGCCCTCTGAGCTTACTGTGCACACTCGCACACATACAGGGGAACGCCCTTTTGGCTGCGCTCAATGTGGTAAACGGTTCGCCCGCAGCGGGAACTTAAGAGCCCACCAACGTGATGTTCACATGGGGAAGAGGCCCTTTGCTTGCACAGAGTGCGGGAAGAGATTTGCCCACAGGGGGAACCTGAGAGTGCACAATCACAGAGTCCATCAAGGAGATCCCTACTACATGGATGATCAGCAGGAGCCTGACATAGGCCCCAATCCCAtttga
- the LOC144524388 gene encoding uncharacterized protein LOC144524388 isoform X3 encodes MESVRSAFHAQLATVMDSLLAAAVCEIAKIFESSLCEQQAELAQKTEEISILRGKLERRQKAKGGGCEEGEMSSGDREGSLRQQTLTGSGLNVGKDMSSHSDPAERLSQSLSGLKEEVTGQDGASVKHEVIPCPPATKRAGSQPTLGSVAVQVPEGSIAAGDQRQRDTLSATQAKAKLSHWDQGSADHRSLQNQASTPFLSISQSGRCSPRPDPSLAQPGEWLPGLDTTRGRVSGLENLQAGGTSCSDPASSSTGTDTPCFRPGFGSDETSNEDDDSSFPFLDQEPENHNSNQNSVQSQGVGHRGARQVQPQAPSGESPWRPRDDRGGRGPINHTRRVTTFVNRDPLRPQSNSQSLTLRHTNSLSPPPAPGGGSGRPYTCPYCTKCFTYPSHQRRHLLRHTGVRLHPCQFCDKSFLTPSELTVHTRTHTGERPFGCAQCGKRFARSGNLRAHQRDVHMGKRPFACTECGKRFAHRGNLRVHNHRVHQGDPYYMDDQQEPDIGPNPI; translated from the exons ATGGAGTCTGTTAGGAGCGCTTTCCACGCTCAGCTGGCCACCGTCATGGACTCGCTTCTGGCAGCCGCTGTGTGCGAGATCGCCAAGATCTTTGAGAGCAGCCTGTGTGAACAGCAGGCGGAGCTAGCGCAGAAAACAGAGGAGATCTCCATCCTCCGAGGCAAGCTGGAGAGGAGGCAGAAGGCGAAGGGTGGAGGGTGCGAGGAAGGAGAGATGTCATCAGGAGACAGAGAAGGAAGCTTAAGGCAGCAGACCCTCACAGGATCAG gaCTGAATGTGGGGAAGGATATGTCTTCTCATTCAGACCCAGCAGAAAGACTCAGTCAGAGCCTCAGCGGCCTGAAAGAAGAGGTCACAGGCCAGGATGGAGCTTCAGTAAAACATGAGGTCATACCCTGTCCTCCTGCTACAAAA CGTGCTGGATCACAACCTACCCTGGGGTCTGTGGCAGTCCAAGTCCCAGAGGGAAGCATTGCTGCTGGGGACCAGAGGCAGAGAGATACCCTGTCTGCCACACAAGCCAAGGCCAAAT TGTCTCATTGGGATCAGGGCAGTGCAGACCACAGATCCCTCCAGAATCAAGCCTCCACcccttttctctccatctcccagAGCGGGCGTTGCTCCCCCAGGCCTGACCCAAGCCTAGCTCAACCAGGGGAGTGGTTACCAGGGTTGGACACCACCCGGGGTAGGGTGTCCGGTCTGGAGAACCTGCAGGCAGGTGGCACCAGCTGCTCTGATCCAGCTAGCAGCAGCACTGGCACAGACACACCCTGCTTTCGACCAGGTTTTGGCTCTGACGAGACCAGCAACGAAGATGACGACAGCTCTTTTCCTTTCCTGGACCAGGAGCCTGAGAACCACAACTCCAATCAGAACTCAGTGCAGAGCCAAGGTGTGGGGCATAGGGGGGCTCGGCAGGTTCAGCCCCAAGCCCCCTCTGGCGAATCACCATGGAGACCCAGAGATGACAGGGGGGGGAGAGGCCCCATCAATCACACACGGCGGGTCACAACTTTTGTCAATAGAGACCCTCTCCGACCACAATCCAATTCACAGTCGCTCACGCTGCGACACACAAACAGCCTCAGCCCCCCTCCAGCTCCTGGCGGAGGGAGTGGACGACCTTACACCTGTCCATACTGTACCAAGTGTTTCACCTACCCCTCCCACCAGCGCAGACACCTTTTACGCCACACAGGAGTCAGACTGCATCCATGTCAGTTCTGTGACAAGAGCTTCCTCACGCCCTCTGAGCTTACTGTGCACACTCGCACACATACAGGGGAACGCCCTTTTGGCTGCGCTCAATGTGGTAAACGGTTCGCCCGCAGCGGGAACTTAAGAGCCCACCAACGTGATGTTCACATGGGGAAGAGGCCCTTTGCTTGCACAGAGTGCGGGAAGAGATTTGCCCACAGGGGGAACCTGAGAGTGCACAATCACAGAGTCCATCAAGGAGATCCCTACTACATGGATGATCAGCAGGAGCCTGACATAGGCCCCAATCCCAtttga